One Xenopus tropicalis strain Nigerian chromosome 8, UCB_Xtro_10.0, whole genome shotgun sequence genomic window carries:
- the MGC107908 gene encoding MGC107908 protein precursor has product MSGWVQSFLLLVAAILSSAEETCPDVKVIGVGASDKLSILRGCPGSPGIQGPQGPTGPAGAKGETGAPGVPGIMGPTGLKGEQGNPGQTGQKGDQGDPGVPVPGTAQNCKEWLDQGGTISGWYTIYTPYGLPLSVLCDMETDGGGWIVFQRRADGSVDFYRDWNSYKRGFGRKESEFWLGNDNLHLLTATGNFQLRVDLTDFSEQRTYAAYSNFRIAGEAQNYTLSLGGFTGGDAGDSLSGHKNYPFSTKDRDNDIHLTASCAQTYKGAWWYTKCHSSNLNGLYLRGNHTSYANGVNWGASKGIHYSYKVSEMKFRPQP; this is encoded by the exons ATGAGTGGGTGGGTGCAGAGCTTTCTCCTCTTGGTGGCCGCCATCCTTTCCTCTGCAGAGGAGACCTGCCCAG ATGTCAAAGTGATTGGAGTAGGGGCTTCAGACAAGCTGAGCATTCTGCGAGGATGTCCTGGGAGCCCTGGAATACAGGGACCACAAGGGCCCACTGGTCCTGCAGGAGCAAAAG GGGAGACAGGAGCACCTGGGGTTCCTGGGATTATGGGACCCACTGGCTTAAAAG GAGAGCAGGGGAATCCGGGGCAAACAGGCCAAAAAG GTGACCAAGGGGATCCTGGTGTGCCAGTCCCAGGGA CTGCACAGAACTGTAAGGAATGGTTGGATCAGGGAGGTACAATCAGCGGTTGGTACACTATTTACACCCCCTATGGGCTCCCTCTCTCTGTGCTCTGTGATATGGAAACCGATGGAGGAGGATGGATA GTGTTTCAGAGACGAGCAGACGGCTCGGTGGATTTTTATCGAGACTGGAATTCATACAAGAGAGGGTTCGGGCGCAAAGAGAGTGAATTTTGGTTGGGGAACGATAATCTCCATCTCCTCACAGCAACAG GGAATTTCCAGCTCCGGGTGGACCTGACAGATTTCAGTGAGCAGCGCACTTACGCCGCATACAGCAACTTCCGTATCGCTGGGGAGGCCCAGAACTACACCCTGAGTCTGGGGGGTTTCACGGGAGGAGACGCAG GGGACTCCCTATCGGGGCACAAGAACTACCCCTTCAGCACTAAAGATAGAGACAACGACATTCACCTCACAGCCAGCTGTGCCCAGACCTACAAAGGTGCCTGGTGGTACACAAAGTGCCACTCGTCCAACCTGAATGGACTCTACCTGCGTGGAAATCACACCAGCTACGCCAACGGGGTTAATTGGGGTGCAAGCAAAGGGATACATTACTCCTACAAGGTGTCGGAAATGAAATTCCGTCCCCAGCCTTAA
- the LOC116406427 gene encoding ficolin-1-A-like, whose amino-acid sequence MGICTARRTMSGWVQSFLLLVAAILSSAEETCPDVKVIGVGASDKLSILRGCPGSPGIQGPQGPAGPAGAKGETGAPGVPGNMGPTGLKGEQGNPGQKGQKGDQGDPGVPVPGTAQNCKEWLDQGGTISGWYTIYTPYGLPLSVLCDMETDEGGWIVFQRRADGSVDFYRDWNSYKRGFGRKESEFWLGNDNLHLLTATGNFQLRVDLTDFSEQRTYAAYSNFRIAGEAQNYTLSLGGFTGGDAGDSLSGHKNYPFSSKDRDNDIHSGNCAQMFKGAWWYTKCHSSNLNGLYLRGNHTSYANGVNWGAGKGIHYSYKVSEMKFRPQP is encoded by the exons ATGGGTATTTGCACTGCAAGAAGAACCATGAGTGGGTGGGTGCAGAGCTTTCTCCTCTTGGTGGCCGCCATCCTTTCCTCTGCAGAGGAGACCTGCCCAG ATGTCAAAGTGATTGGAGTAGGGGCTTCAGACAAGCTGAGCATTCTGCGAGGATGTCCTGGGAGCCCTGGAATACAGGGACCACAAGGGCCTGCTGGTCCTGCAGGAGCAAAAG GGGAGACAGGAGCGCCTGGGGTTCCTGGGAACATGGGACCCACTGGCTTAAAAG GAGAGCAGGGGAATCCGGGGCAAAAAGGGCAAAAAG GTGACCAAGGGGATCCAGGTGTGCCAGTCCCAGGGA CTGCACAGAACTGTAAGGAATGGTTGGATCAGGGAGGTACAATCAGCGGTTGGTACACTATTTACACCCCCTATGGGCTCCCTCTCTCTGTGCTCTGTGACATGGAAACCGATGAAGGAGGATGGATA gtgtttCAGAGACGAGCAGACGGCTCGGTGGATTTTTATCGAGACTGGAATTCATACAAGAGAGGGTTCGGGCGCAAAGAGAGTGAATTTTGGTTGGGGAACGATAATCTCCATCTCCTCACAGCAACAG GGAATTTCCAGCTCCGGGTGGACCTGACAGATTTCAGTGAGCAGCGCACTTACGCCGCATACAGCAACTTCCGTATCGCTGGGGAGGCCCAGAACTACACCCTGAGTCTGGGGGGTTTCACAGGAGGAGACGCAG GGGACTCCCTCTCCGGGCACAAGAACTACCCCTTCAGCTCTAAAGACAGAGACAATGACATTCATAGTGGCAACTGCGCTCAGATGTTCAAAGGAGCCTGGTGGTACACAAAGTGCCACTCATCCAACCTGAACGGACTCTACCTGCGTGGAAATCACACCAGCTACGCCAACGGGGTTAATTGGGGCGCAGGCAAAGGGATACATTACTCCTACAAGGTGTCGGAGATGAAGTTTCGCCCCCAGCCTTAA